From Streptomyces sp. TLI_235, a single genomic window includes:
- a CDS encoding P-type E1-E2 ATPase, protein MISGDAAVAVGAVASHLGLPGAGEPVDARTLPHDDPAAFADAADATSVFGRVTPQQKRDLVGALQSRGHTVAMTGDGVNDVLALKDADIGVAMGTGSDATRAVAQIVLLDDSFATLPSVVAEGRRVIGNIERVANLFLVKTVYSVLLALLVVFTHVPYPFLPRHSTVLSTLTIGVPAFFLALAPNNERARTGFVRRVLRFAVPGGVIAGTATFTAYMLARANNGTDLKADTSVATLTLFLVAMWVLAIVARPYSWWRILLIAAMGGAFALVLMVPWLSDFFQLELAGVRDPWIGVLIAGIAGVLLEISWRMIVLRSEPAENDAD, encoded by the coding sequence GTGATCTCCGGCGACGCCGCGGTCGCGGTCGGCGCGGTCGCCTCCCACCTCGGCCTGCCCGGTGCCGGGGAGCCGGTGGACGCCCGCACCCTCCCCCACGACGACCCGGCCGCCTTCGCCGACGCCGCCGACGCCACCTCGGTGTTCGGCCGGGTCACCCCGCAGCAGAAGCGCGACCTGGTCGGCGCCCTGCAGTCCCGCGGACACACCGTGGCGATGACCGGCGACGGCGTCAACGACGTGCTGGCCCTCAAGGACGCCGACATCGGCGTCGCCATGGGCACCGGCAGCGACGCGACCCGCGCGGTCGCCCAGATCGTGCTGCTCGACGACTCCTTCGCCACCCTGCCCTCGGTGGTCGCCGAGGGGCGCCGGGTGATCGGCAACATCGAACGGGTCGCCAACCTCTTCCTGGTGAAGACCGTCTACTCGGTGCTGCTCGCACTGCTGGTGGTCTTCACCCACGTGCCGTACCCGTTCCTGCCGAGGCACTCCACCGTGCTGTCCACCCTGACGATCGGCGTGCCGGCCTTCTTCCTCGCGCTCGCGCCCAACAACGAGCGGGCCAGGACGGGCTTCGTCCGGCGGGTGCTGCGCTTCGCCGTGCCCGGCGGGGTGATCGCCGGCACGGCCACCTTCACCGCGTACATGCTGGCGCGGGCGAACAACGGCACCGACCTGAAGGCGGACACCAGCGTGGCGACGCTGACGCTCTTCCTGGTCGCGATGTGGGTGCTGGCGATCGTCGCCCGGCCGTACTCCTGGTGGCGGATCCTGCTGATCGCGGCGATGGGCGGGGCGTTCGCCCTGGTGCTGATGGTGCCCTGGCTGTCCGACTTCTTCCAGCTCGAACTGGCCGGGGTGCGCGACCCGTGGATCGGGGTGCTGATCGCCGGGATCGCGGGCGTGCTGCTGGAGATCAGCTGGCGGATGATCGTGCTCCGCTCCGAGCCCGCCGAGAACGACGCCGACTAG